TCCCCGAGGGCACGACCTGGCGGCTCGGCACTCAGGCGGTGACCCCCGTCGACGGCTGGCTGACGCTGAAGTACTCGGGGGAACGTCAGCTGAACTTCACGGTGCCGGGCGGCTGGCCCGAGCAGGACGAGGGATCCACGGCCGTCTACGACGTGTGGATGGAGGTGCCCGGGAGCGCATTCAGGTCGACCGATTACCTGAACAACGGCGACGGCTGGCAGCCGGGCACGGGCAAGCCCCAGAGCTGGTCGACGTACGATCCGAAGACCGGGTCCATCGGCGGCACCCCCTACCCGAACAACGACTACTCGGCGGCGCGGGTGTACCGGCCGATTCCGGCGTCGGGCGAGCTGTTCAGCAAGCGGGTGGCGTATCCCTACACCGGATCACAGTCGAAGTTCGAACCGGGCAACATGCAGTGGGCGGCGGCCTCGTCGACGGGATACTCGAATGCGGGCAGCCCCTGGCAGCTGGCGGCCGGCGCGCAGTTCCGGCAGGAGCTGTCGGTGCTCACCACCGCAATCGAGGTTGGACCTGGCGACCCGGCCCCGCAGATCGTGGTAGCTGACGAGTGGGATCCGGGCTTGCAGCGGGTGGACGGTTTCGTCAACGTGACCGGCCCCGACGGCACCCCCGTGGACCCGGCGTCGTATCGCATCTTCTGGTCGACGACCGAGACGGGCGACCCGATCGCCGATGCGTCGGTGACGCAGGGCTGGGTGGAGCAGGAGGAGGCGCCGGCGGGCGGGCGCGCGATCAGGGTCGTCTTCGCCGAGGGCGCCCTGCCGGTGCACGACCAGGCGGGCGCGGGCGCGTTCACGGTGACGGTGCCCGCGAAGATTCGCGAGAGCGTCAAGCCGGGCGACGGGCCGGTGGTGCAGGACGTGATGCGGGCCCGGGTGGGCGACGGCGACATCGCCGGCGTGACGGGCGCGGTGCAAGTGGTGTTCCCCGTGATCCCCACCCTGCAGGTCGAGCACACCGTCGCGAACCCGCAGACCCCGCCGGGCAGCACCGCCTCCTATCGGGTGAGGGCGCGTGTGGTGAACCCGCCGATCCCGGCGGCGGGGTTCGCGGCCCGCGTCGAGGTTGAGGCGGATCGGTGCGTCACCGACCCCGTGAGTACCAACCCGGCCTGGCAGCTGACCGTGATCCCCGCCGAGCCCGGCCCGTCGGGGCGTGTCTGCGGCGATCCCGAGTCGACTCCGGCCCGCCTCGTGTTCACGCCCGCTGAGGGCCTGATCGCGGGTTCGTACCAGGACTGGAACAAGACCGCCACGCTGCCCGACATCACGTACGACGCGAAGGCCACGTACACCGCGCGCGACACGATCGTGTCGGCGGCGACGTTCTCGCTCGACGGCGCCGAGCAGGTGCTGCCGGCGAGCGCCGAGGCGCGCAGCACCGTGCCCGAGCAGCTCACCGCCGCCGCGCGGGTGAGCGTGGTGACGCCGCAGCAGGAGATCGAAGAACCCCTCACCTGGCGGGTCGATCTCGCCGCCACCCTCAACGGCACGGGGCACACCGAGACCGTGATCGCGCTGCCCCGCAACGGCGACGGCGCCGCCTACCAGAGCCAGGTGCCCAACTGGACCGCCAGCCCCAAGACGTCGAGCTTTCAGGGCAGCCTCGCGCTCACCGGAGCGGGTTTCGGGGTCGAAGACACCACCGACGGCGCCGAGGTGTTCTTCACGGTGACCGCGAACCCCACCCTCAACCCGGGCGACCCGAACTCGGTGTG
The genomic region above belongs to Leucobacter muris and contains:
- a CDS encoding SdrD B-like domain-containing protein, with protein sequence MRAVGVGRESRRAVVRRVLSGVAAAAVVAGGLVAVSAPGATAAPGPNPYTDVRVTKKYDGTGHGTDAASFVNTANGFSPGDDGPSDGVVSSGDVVGYEVELKFQAGPKRTVAVSMGSAAYLRWSEGKAEFCAPVPGVSVQVSGNSCLFTIEEGAAASVTRTLLMTASDAQGLARTEQKFPVSVGISGQSPYASVETEAVTVVSAPQADLTIRPSAQLYAYEGAASGGFTITPRALKREGFSPVKGVSTGMQWEARVNVSAFPEGTTWRLGTQAVTPVDGWLTLKYSGERQLNFTVPGGWPEQDEGSTAVYDVWMEVPGSAFRSTDYLNNGDGWQPGTGKPQSWSTYDPKTGSIGGTPYPNNDYSAARVYRPIPASGELFSKRVAYPYTGSQSKFEPGNMQWAAASSTGYSNAGSPWQLAAGAQFRQELSVLTTAIEVGPGDPAPQIVVADEWDPGLQRVDGFVNVTGPDGTPVDPASYRIFWSTTETGDPIADASVTQGWVEQEEAPAGGRAIRVVFAEGALPVHDQAGAGAFTVTVPAKIRESVKPGDGPVVQDVMRARVGDGDIAGVTGAVQVVFPVIPTLQVEHTVANPQTPPGSTASYRVRARVVNPPIPAAGFAARVEVEADRCVTDPVSTNPAWQLTVIPAEPGPSGRVCGDPESTPARLVFTPAEGLIAGSYQDWNKTATLPDITYDAKATYTARDTIVSAATFSLDGAEQVLPASAEARSTVPEQLTAAARVSVVTPQQEIEEPLTWRVDLAATLNGTGHTETVIALPRNGDGAAYQSQVPNWTASPKTSSFQGSLALTGAGFGVEDTTDGAEVFFTVTANPTLNPGDPNSVWHPVSQAGQGGVPPLAGATALKVRQPANGAGENAALNVTLQPTGNRQGNNYLLWAGRTITDTGVEAAPVPWPARAQVVMASASGTVWNDVNNDAVMHATEPKVQGASVGLYRVVNGVIEDAPVRTAVTNATGYYSFTGLVHGDYVTRVDQRGPNLPAHLTSYYGQDLAVDPTFSFINRRFANAAEQSTVFTLAMGGAQNGVNYGFHAAEPKVDIDKNEASLACNDTTGVCDVAWQLTLTNLGNTRDCLNNGV